A single Pseudomonas sp. MM223 DNA region contains:
- the ribBA_1 gene encoding Riboflavin biosynthesis protein RibBA (*Name ribBA_1): MALNSIEELVEDIRQGKMVILMDDEDRENEGDIIMAAECCLPEHINFMAKHARGLICMPMTRERCETLKLPLMAPRNGSGFGTKFTVSIEAAEGVTTGISAADRARTVQAAAAKDAKAEDIVSPGHIFPLMAQPGGTLARAGHTEAACDLARMAGFEPSGVICEVMNDDGTMSRRAELEVFAAEHGLKIGTIADLIHYRMIHERTVQRVSEQPVESELGEFNLVTYRDAVEGDVHLALTLGKICAEEPTLVRVHNMDPLRDLLLVKQPGRWSLRAAMAAVAEAGSGVVLLLGHPLDGDVLLAHIRESAGDAPAKAPTTYSTVGAGSQILRDLGVRKMRLMSSPMKFNAISGFDLEVVEYVPSE, encoded by the coding sequence GTGGCGCTCAACAGCATCGAAGAACTGGTTGAAGACATCCGCCAGGGCAAAATGGTCATCCTCATGGATGACGAAGACCGCGAGAACGAAGGCGACATTATCATGGCAGCCGAGTGCTGCCTGCCCGAGCACATCAACTTCATGGCCAAGCACGCCCGTGGCCTGATCTGCATGCCGATGACCCGCGAGCGTTGCGAAACGCTGAAGCTGCCGCTGATGGCGCCGCGCAACGGCTCGGGCTTCGGCACCAAGTTCACCGTGTCGATCGAAGCCGCCGAAGGCGTCACCACCGGCATCTCTGCCGCCGACCGCGCACGCACCGTGCAGGCCGCCGCTGCCAAGGATGCCAAGGCCGAAGACATCGTCAGCCCCGGCCACATCTTCCCGCTGATGGCCCAGCCCGGCGGTACCCTGGCCCGCGCCGGCCATACCGAAGCCGCCTGCGACCTGGCGCGCATGGCCGGTTTCGAGCCAAGCGGTGTGATCTGCGAAGTGATGAACGATGACGGCACCATGTCGCGCCGCGCCGAGCTGGAAGTGTTCGCCGCCGAGCACGGCCTGAAGATCGGCACCATCGCCGACCTCATCCACTACCGCATGATCCACGAGCGCACCGTGCAGCGGGTTTCCGAGCAGCCGGTGGAGAGCGAGCTGGGCGAGTTCAACCTGGTCACCTACCGCGATGCGGTGGAAGGCGACGTGCACCTTGCCCTGACCCTGGGCAAGATCTGCGCCGAAGAGCCGACCCTGGTACGTGTGCACAACATGGACCCGCTGCGCGACCTGCTGCTGGTCAAGCAGCCAGGCCGCTGGAGCCTGCGTGCTGCCATGGCCGCCGTGGCAGAGGCCGGCAGTGGCGTGGTACTGCTGCTGGGCCACCCGCTGGACGGTGACGTGCTGCTGGCGCATATCCGTGAAAGCGCGGGCGATGCGCCGGCCAAGGCACCGACCACCTACAGCACTGTGGGTGCCGGTTCGCAGATCCTGCGTGACCTTGGTGTGCGCAAGATGCGCCTGATGAGTTCGCCGATGAAGTTCAACGCGATATCCGGATTCGATCTGGAAGTTGTAGAATACGTGCCCTCCGAGTGA
- the ribH gene encoding 6,7-dimethyl-8-ribityllumazine synthase (*Name ribH) encodes MTLKTIEGTFIAPKGRYALVVGRFNSFVVESLVSGAVDALVRHGVSESDITIIRAPGAFEIPLVAQKVAQQGAYDAIIALGAVIRGGTPHFEYVAGECTKGLAQVSMEFGVPVAFGVLTVDSIEQAIERSGTKAGNKGAEAALSALEMVSLLAQLEAK; translated from the coding sequence ATGACCCTGAAGACCATCGAAGGTACCTTCATCGCCCCCAAAGGTCGCTATGCTTTGGTGGTTGGCCGCTTCAACAGCTTCGTCGTTGAAAGCCTGGTAAGCGGTGCCGTTGATGCCCTGGTACGCCACGGTGTCAGCGAAAGCGACATCACCATCATCCGTGCCCCGGGCGCATTTGAAATCCCGCTGGTAGCACAGAAGGTCGCCCAGCAAGGCGCCTACGACGCGATCATCGCCCTGGGCGCCGTGATCCGTGGCGGTACCCCGCACTTCGAATACGTGGCGGGCGAATGCACCAAGGGCCTGGCCCAGGTGTCCATGGAGTTCGGTGTTCCGGTGGCCTTCGGCGTACTGACCGTCGACTCCATCGAGCAAGCCATCGAACGTTCCGGCACCAAAGCCGGCAACAAAGGTGCTGAAGCTGCCCTGTCCGCACTGGAAATGGTCAGCCTGCTGGCGCAGTTGGAGGCCAAGTGA
- the nusB gene encoding Transcription antitermination protein NusB (*Name nusB), with translation MISDESDRFNPRDPKPADAGKPSKSAKRREARKLATQALYQWHMAQHSLNEIEAQFRVDNDFTDVDGAYFREILHGVPAIKGEIDKALVPCMTMALEELDPVELAVLRLSTWEFIKRVDVPYRVVINEGVELAKVFGATDGHKFVNGVLDKLAPSLREAEVKANKR, from the coding sequence GTGATTAGCGACGAAAGCGATCGTTTCAACCCGCGCGATCCAAAACCTGCGGATGCCGGCAAGCCCTCGAAAAGCGCCAAGCGCCGTGAAGCCCGCAAGCTCGCGACCCAGGCGCTGTACCAGTGGCACATGGCGCAGCATTCGCTGAACGAGATCGAAGCGCAGTTCCGGGTGGATAACGATTTCACCGATGTCGACGGTGCCTATTTCCGTGAAATCCTGCATGGGGTTCCGGCAATCAAGGGCGAAATCGACAAGGCGCTGGTGCCTTGCATGACCATGGCGCTTGAAGAGCTGGACCCGGTCGAGCTGGCCGTGCTGCGCCTGTCCACCTGGGAGTTCATCAAGCGCGTCGACGTACCGTACCGCGTGGTGATCAACGAAGGTGTCGAGCTGGCCAAGGTCTTTGGTGCCACTGACGGCCACAAGTTCGTCAACGGCGTGCTGGACAAGCTGGCACCGTCGCTGCGTGAAGCCGAAGTCAAGGCGAACAAGCGCTGA
- the thiL gene encoding Thiamine-monophosphate kinase (*Name thiL) has translation MGEFELINHYFAAAPCAQGGEGVALGIGDDCALLALPPGEQLAVSTDTLVAGVHFPAVCDPLLLGQRSLAVAASDLAAMGATAIGFTLALTLPDVGPEWLAAYADGLSRMAHRCRMSLIGGDTTRGPLSITVTVFGRVPAGQALRRSGARPGDLLCVGGVLGKAAGALPLVLGERSAPAEQAEPLLAHYWSPMPQLTLGTLLRGRATAALDISDGLLADCGHIAKASGVALEVNLAQVPVSPAVEAFLGREAAVQAALVGGDDYVLAFTLPPEALAPLADLGFVEVHTIGRVLEGQGVTLRDAQGRDITPVQRGYQHFRETP, from the coding sequence ATGGGTGAGTTCGAGCTGATCAACCATTACTTCGCCGCCGCGCCTTGTGCGCAGGGCGGCGAGGGCGTGGCCCTGGGTATCGGCGACGACTGTGCCCTGCTGGCCCTTCCCCCCGGGGAGCAACTGGCGGTGTCGACCGACACCCTGGTCGCCGGGGTGCATTTTCCAGCTGTTTGCGACCCCCTTCTGCTGGGGCAGCGTTCGTTGGCTGTGGCCGCCAGTGACCTGGCAGCCATGGGCGCGACCGCCATCGGCTTCACCCTCGCCCTGACCCTGCCTGACGTTGGCCCTGAGTGGCTGGCGGCCTATGCCGACGGCCTCAGCCGCATGGCCCACCGTTGCCGCATGAGCCTGATCGGGGGTGACACTACCCGAGGCCCGCTGAGCATCACCGTCACCGTGTTTGGCCGCGTGCCGGCAGGCCAGGCGTTGCGCCGGAGCGGTGCACGGCCAGGCGACCTGCTGTGCGTCGGTGGCGTGCTGGGCAAGGCGGCCGGGGCGCTGCCGCTGGTGCTGGGTGAACGCTCGGCGCCTGCCGAGCAGGCCGAGCCGCTGCTGGCCCATTACTGGTCGCCAATGCCGCAGCTCACCCTCGGCACGCTGTTGCGTGGCCGGGCTACGGCGGCACTGGATATCTCCGACGGCCTGCTCGCTGATTGCGGGCACATCGCCAAGGCATCCGGCGTTGCGCTGGAGGTGAACCTGGCCCAGGTGCCAGTGTCTCCTGCTGTAGAGGCGTTCCTGGGGCGCGAAGCGGCAGTGCAGGCGGCCCTCGTCGGTGGCGACGATTACGTGCTGGCTTTCACGCTACCGCCTGAGGCGCTGGCGCCCCTGGCTGACCTCGGCTTTGTCGAGGTGCATACCATTGGCCGTGTGCTCGAAGGGCAGGGTGTTACCTTGCGGGACGCGCAGGGCCGTGACATCACCCCCGTTCAGCGGGGCTATCAACACTTTAGGGAGACACCGTGA